A section of the Corvus hawaiiensis isolate bCorHaw1 chromosome 16, bCorHaw1.pri.cur, whole genome shotgun sequence genome encodes:
- the SREBF1 gene encoding sterol regulatory element-binding protein 1: MSSLAFDDAALEGLAPSLGLSGASDIDTALLSDIDDMLQLINTPDSDFSGLFDSPFSAPDSAVPSGLPSTPGTLNTFLGPSKPPPTAPSGSAYVGSPGVAAFAPQPPAPLLPAPSLGVKEEPSVVPSSQPQPQPGIMLAPSFVPASPSPFTPQPLVGYQNQHSFPAVQSGSVGQTLPSPLPTPQPSQPVTLPGPVQSVAPQQLLAPAAPTTQSVSPQIQPVPVLLQPHFIKADSLLLTAVKTDTSSTKTSTIASLATSASGSATPLQVPALVSGGAILATVPLVVDAEKLPINRLAPSGKPALVQSRGEKRTAHNAIEKRYRSSINDKIVELKDLVVGTEAKLNKSAILRKAIEYIRFLQQSNQKLKQENLALKMAMQKNQPANALGTHCRRGAKVEAPMEVVKAEVMEMLTPPPSDVGSPSHSSPLSLSGGSSNSSSDSEPDSPLCDHGKVKQEHPPPSPSSQGMLDRSRMALCTFVFLCLSFNPLASLLRGSGSPAPLESQDTGGPGRSIMAESGTLEEPWGWTQWLWPTLAFWALNVALVLGAVVRLFVCGEPVTRPHSEPSILFWRHRRQADLDLDRGDFAQGAQHLRTALGALGRPLPASHGDLACSLLWTLLRHLLQRLWVGRWLAARAGGLRPDPPPPAHVRQSARDAAMAYHRLHQLHLAGKQAGGHLLAINLALSAVNLAECAGDAISVAALAEIYVAAALRIKASLHRCFHFLARPFLCSARRVALSHGGAVPPAMQWLCHPLGHRFFVDGDWAVKGVPRETIYSSAGNPVDPLAQVTQLFREHLLEKALCCVAIPEPGRPTAQGEGRFSDALEYLQLLNGCSDVSGTPGPAPSITSGLAAVTGTDPVSKWWASFIGIVIHWLQGDEEGAERLYPLVETMPRALQSSEKPLARAALHSFRAVRALLSKQDGSQATLSHCEKASSCLRESLELGSPPKGTIDKAVQLLLCDLLLVTRTNLWQQQMGASQQRSCLYQASALELRGFQQDLSSLRRLAQTLRPAMRRVFLHEATARLMARASPTRTHQLLDRSLRRRGVQGSKTAGEPESHPTPREHAEALLLACCYLPPSFLAGPGQRVGMLAEAARTLDKLGDRRTLHDCQQMIIKLGSGTTVTSG; this comes from the exons ATGAGCTCTCTCGCCTTCGACGACGCggccctggaggggctggcaCCGTCCCTCGGCCTCTCCGGGGCCAGCGACATCGACACGGCCTTGCTCAGCGACATCGACG ACATGCTGCAGCTGATCAACACGCCGGACAGTGACTTCTCGGGGCTATTTGACTCACCGTTCAGTGCCCCGGACAGCGCCGTGCCCTCGGGGCTCCCCTCCACGCCGGGCACCCTCAACACTTTCCTGGGTCCCAGCAAGCCGCCCCCCACCGCCCCCAGCGGCAGCGCCTACGTGGGGTCTCccggggtggccgcctttgccccgcagcccccggccccgctcctgcCGGCGCCATCGCTGGGTGTCAAGGAGGAGCCATCCGTGGTGCccagcagccagccccagccccagcccggcaTCATGCTGGCCCCCAGCTTCGTCCCTGCGTCCCCCAGCCCGTTCACTCCCCAGCCCTTGGTGGGCTACCAGAAccagcacagcttccctg CTGTGCAGTCTGGGAGTGTGGGGCAGACCCTgcccagccccctgcccaccccacaaCCCAGCCAGCCCGTGACACTGCCCGGCCCCGTGCAGAGTGTGgcaccccagcagctcctggcccccgccgcccccacCACCCAGTCTGTCTCGCCACAGATCCAGCCAGTGCCG gttctcctgcagccccatTTCATCAAGGCTGACTCCCTGCTGCTGACGGCCGTCAAGACAGACACCAGCAGCACCAAGACTTCCACCATTGCCTCCCTGGCCACCAGTGCCAGTGGCTCTGCCACCCCGCTCCAGGTGCCG GCGCTGGTGAGCGGAGGGGCCATCCTGGCCACGGTGCCGCTGGTGGTGGATGCGGAGAAGCTGCCCATCAACCGGCTGGCGCCCAGCGGGAAGCCGGCGCTGGTGCAGAGCCGGGGCGAGAAGCGCACGGCCCACAACGCCATCGAGAAGCGCTACCGCTCCTCCATCAACGACAAGATCGTGGAGCTCAAGGACCTGGTGGTGGGCACTGAGGCCAAG CTCAACAAGTCGGCGATCCTGAGGAAGGCCATCGAGTACATCcgcttcctgcagcagagcaacCAGAAGCTGAAGCAGGAGAACCTCGCCCTGAAGATGGCCATGCAGAAGAACC AGCCCGCGAACGCCCTGGGGACCCACTGCAGGCGGGGGGCCAAGGTGGAGGCCCCCATGGAGGTGGTGAAGGCAGAGGTGATGGAGATGCTGACGCCGCCGCCCTCAGACGTGGGCTCGCCATCCCACAGCAGCCCACTCTCGCTCAGTGGcggcagcagcaacagcagcagcgaCTCAGAGCCTGACAGCCCCCTCTGTGACCATGGCAAG GTGAAGCAGGAGCACCCTCCACCCTCgcccagcagccagggaatgCTGGACCGCTCCCGCATGGCCCTCTGCACCTTCGTCTTCCTTTGCCTCTCCTTCAACCCCCTGGCCTCCCTCCTCCGGGGTTCtggctccccagcccctctggagaGCCAGGACACTGGTGGTCCCGGCAGGAGCATCATGGCTGAGTCTGGCACTTTGG AGGAGCCATGGGGGTGGACGCAGTGGCTGTGGCCCACGCTGGCCTTCTGGGCACTGAACGTGGCGCTGGTGCTGGGCGCGGTGGTGCGGCTCTTCGTCTGCGGCGAGCCCGTCACTCGCCCCCACTCCGAGCCCTCCATCCTCTTCTGGCGGCACCGCCGGCAGGCCGACCTCGACCTCGACCGG GGAGACTTCGCGCAGGGGGCCCAGCACCTGCGGACGGCGCTTGGGGCGCTGGGGCGGCCGTTGCCGGCCTCTCACGGGGACCTGGCCTGCAGCCTGCTCTGGACACTCCTGCGCCACCTGCTCCAGCGCCTCTGGGTGGGTCGCTGGCTGGCCGCTCGTGCAGGAGGGCTGCGCCCGGACCCCCCGCCCCCTGCCCATGTCCGCCAGAGCGCCCGCGACGCTGCCATGGCTTATCACCGTCTGCACCAGCTCCACCTCGCCG GGAAGCAGGCTGGAGGGCATCTGCTGGCCATCAACCTGGCACTGAGCGCCGTCAACCTGGCTGAGTGCGCCGGTGACGCCATCTCTGTGGCAGCGCTGGCCGAGATCTATGTGGCAGCTGCCCTGCGGATCAAGGCCAGCCTGCACCGCTGCTTCCACTTCCTGGCG cgCCCCTTCCTCTGCAGTGCCCGGCGCGTGGCCCTGTCCCATGGTGGGGCTGTGCCCCCTGCCATGCAGTGGCTCTGCCATCCCTTGGGCCACCGCTTCTTCGTTGATGGGGACTGGGCGGTCaagggtgtccccagggagaCCATCTACAGCTCCGCTGGCAACCCAG TGGACCCGCTGGCACAGGTGACCCAGCTCTTCCGTGAACACCTCCTGGAGAAGGCACTGTGCTGTGTGGCCATCCCTGAGCCCGGCCGTCCCACTGCCCAGGGAGAGGG GCGGTTCTCCGACGCCCTCGAGTACCTCCAGCTGCTCAATGGCTGCTCAGATGTCAGTGGCACACCTGGCCCCGCACCCTCCATCACCTCTGGCTTGGCAGCTGTCACAG GCACTGACCCCGTGTCCAAGTGGTGGGCATCCTTCATTGGCATCGTTATCCACTGGCTGCAGGGAGATGAGGAGGGGGCTGAGCGCCTCTACCCGCTGGTGGAGACCATGCCCCGggcactgcagagctctga GAAGCCCCTTGCCCGTGCTGCCTTGCACTCCTTCCGAGCTGTCCGCGCCTTGCTGAGCAAACAGGATGGGAGCCAGGCCACCCTGAGCCACTGTGAGAaggccagcagctgcctgcgggagagcctggagctgggcagcccCCCTAAGGGCACCATCGACAag gcagtccagctcctgctctgtgacCTGCTCCTGGTCACCCGCACCaacctgtggcagcagcagatggGGGCCAGCCAGCAGCGCAGCTGCCTCTACCAGGCATCCGCCCTGGAGCTCCGTGGCTTCCAGCAGGACCTCAGCAGCCTCCGGCGCCTGGCACAGACCCTGCGCCCCGCCATGCGCCGG GTGTTCCTGCACGAAGCCACTGCCAGGCTGATGGCCCGGGCCAGCCCCACGCGCACCCACCAGCTGCTGGACCGCAGCCTGCGGAGGAGAGGGGTGCAGGGCAGCAAAACAG CTGGCGAGCCAGAAAGCCACCCCACCCCACGGGAACACGCCGAGGCGCTGCTGCTGGCCTGCTGCTACCTCCCGCCCAGCTTCCTGGCAGGCCCGGGGCAGCGTGTGGGGATGCTGGCCGAGGCTGCCCGCACGCTGGACAAGCTGGGCGACCGCCGGACGCTGCACGACTGCCAGCAGATGATCATCAAGCTGGGCAGTGGCACCACCGTCACGTCGGGATAG